The nucleotide window ATGTAATAAAATTTTATTTTTTTATATCAGAATTTTAAGAATTTATTAGAAAAGTATTTATTTTTTTACATTATAAATATATGCATGAGTTCCAAAGGTACTATTGTTCAAGAGTCCATACCCTATCAGGCATTAGCAGATGAAAATCGAGCCTTAAAAGACGAGATAGAAAGTCTGAGAGTACGCTTAAAGGATGCTGAAGAAAGGGAAAGAAGTCTTACTGAAGCTCAAGAAATTTCTCACATTGGAAACTGGTGCCGCAATATTGAAACCGGGGAAGTACACTGGTCTGATGAGGTTTATCGTATTTTTGGATTTGAACCTCAGGAATTTGGCGTCACCTATGATAAGTTCTTGAGCCGTGTACATCCGGATGAACGTGAATATTTAATTGAAGCAGTCAAACAAGCTTTGAATCAAAAGTTCTTTGACGCTGAATATAGAATAATCCGACCTGATGGAGAAGAGCGTATAATGCACGAGGATATCAGGGTTATCTGTAATAATGAGAATGTTCCGATTCGACTGAGCGGAACAGTTCAGGACATTACTGAACGTAAAAAGACTAAAGCTTTGATATGACTCTAAACGACCCTACGACTCTAATATATTACTATAAGAAACATTCCAAAATCAATTTTAGTCTCAAATCCATAGATTTTTAGTTTTTTCTTACGAGCCCAACTTGATCTGCCGGAATAAGAATTGACCGGCATTTTTCCATTATTTTTTCCATTATTTCCTTGAAATCCATACTATCCGGAATTAATGTAGACTCATTCGATGAAAGTCGGCTTTTTCGCCTTTTTGATTGCTTATTAGCCAGTACTGGAAAGTAGTGTTTTTACGGGAGCTTTTTGTTTTTGGTTTCTTATTAGCCAGTCTGGAGAGTAGCGTCTTTACGGGAGCTTTTCACGCTCGACGAAGGAGAGCGGCCTGTACAAAAATGAATTTAAAATCGCAGAATGAGAATTGAAATGAACCAAAATAGAATTTTTGAGAATTTTGTATATTTTAGCTAGCCGGAATAAGGATGCACTGGCATTTTTCCTTTATTTCCTCAAAATCCAGATTATTCAAGCTCTTGGCATTTTCATGCATAAGCGGTGAGTATTTCTCAATTAGAGAGCTGCTTTTTTCTATTAAATTTTTAAGTTCTTTTCGGTCTGTATCTGACGGCTGACTACAGCTGTAGTGGGGTAGATTTCAAACTTTTGATTTTTCCACTTGAAACGGAGTTCTATTAGTTTTTCGTACTCAAGGTCTTTTTGTTCAGAAATCAGGAACCTCGCTTAATTCACATTTAAAAATTTTGATGCTTACTGATTTCTCAAGAAAGTCCCTGGAAAAAGGTAAATAATGTGAACAGATAAATAAAATAAAAACAAGATTGAGATTAGGGGGAAGGGTAGAATCGAGATTTCAGAGCTTAGAAAAAAAGAGAAAATATACCTCCTGCTTGTGAGTATCTTTCTCGCAGCTATCCTCTTTTATACCTTTTATATCAGCCAGCTTCTTTGGGGAATAGTTATTGATGTTCTTATTCTGAGGCTTTATTTCCTCATGAAAAGGGAGAAGAGTTACTTCAGAGAATGTTACCTGGATGAAAAAGAAGCAGGAACTACGCTAGATCCCCAAATAAAAAAGAAAGTCCGGCTTGCAAACATTCTTATTACTCTCTTCGTGCTTGGACTGGTTGTTTATTCATACTTTACTTTCCAGTTCCTCTCAGGGGTTGTTGCAGGCTTGCTGATTTTGCTTTATGTACACATGCTGCTGTTTTCGAAGGACAATCTTTGAAAAATTAAAATGTCGGACTGTTTTGAGATAAAACTCTTGAAGCTTTTCTTACTTTTCTTGCTTTTCTTGCTTTTCCTGTTTTTCCAGGTTTCAGAGTTTTTCTGTTCTTCCGGGATTTTCATTTTTCTGTTCTGCCTGGATTTTCATTTTTCCTGTTCTTCCGGAATTTCTTGCTTTTCCAGGTTTTCCTGATTCTCAGGTTTTTCCAGGCTTTCAGGATTTTCCTGTTTTTTCAGGGTTTCAAGTTTTTCAAGCCTTTTCCGGGTTAAAGCAATAGCATCTTTAATAGCTGTATTTTCGGACTGCTGGGCAAAGATGTTTTCCTGCATGGCAAGAGCTTTTTCAAGGTTCTGTTTTGCAGTATCGCTTTTTTCCGGGTCCTGCTGGATTTGGCAGTTTCCAAGCTGGCTGAGCGCAACTGCAAGTTCGGCCTGATAGCCAGGGTTGTCGGGCTTTTCTTCAAGAAGTTTTTCGTAGAGTTCAATTGCCTGGTTGAGGATTTCGCATGCTTCTTCAAAATAACCCATATCCGTAAGGAGAGCTGCATAATTGTTCAGGTTCTCGCCGGCAGCAGACCGAAAAACTGCATTTTCAGGCTCTTTTGCCAGGAGATTTACATAGGTCTCACGGGCGCGGATATAATATTCGGCAGCTTGCGGCTTTTCACCTTTATTTTTTAGAAGGTTTCCGGTATTGCTCAGGGTTGTGCCCATGTAGTGACGGTAATTAGTATTTTCAGGATCGTTTTTAAGGAGTTCTGAACCTGCATTAATCGCCATTTCGTAGGTTTCGAGGGCTTCGTTATATTTTGACTCAGTATAATAGATGCCTCCACGCATAAAAAGAACATAATATACTGCGTCAGTGGCTTTTGCTTTCTTTGCCGAGTCTTCGGCTTTATCAAGAGTTTCAAGAGCTTTATCAAGATTACCTTTTCGGATTTGGGCTACGGCACTGTGAATTTGCTTCAGAAGGAGAAGATTTCTGACCTTGCTTCTGGACATAAGAGGAAAATGCCCCTTGTTTTATTAAATAACTATCGATATCGGTTTATGGACAGCAGGCAGAATGTGGCTTAAAGTTAGGTTCTCGATTACCTTTAAGTTAGCTCTGAACTGGTTTGAGCTGATTTTAATTGGTTTGAACTAATTTTAACCGGTTTATTGTGGCCTAAATTGAATTAAAATAGTCTAAATTGGTCTAAATTAGTCTAAGCTGGTCTAAAAAGGCCTGAATACATCTTAGTTTGTCCGTATTGACCTTAAACCAGTCCAAACTGGTTTGAACTAACTCTGAATCAGCTTTTAAGCAGTTGTGGTCTTAATCAGCTTTTGTATGAATTCGTGAATAATGCTCAATGTATATATAGGGGAGATAGCATAAAAGAGTTGAAATTATCTAAACGATTTGAAAATTCATTTTCTATTGCATTTGGGAACCAAATGTACAATCTAGCAAATAGTATGATAACAAAAAGTTTCTATAGATCATATATAATAGAATATTTCTATAAATTATATATACGTTGGCAGGTTAATTATATATACAGTAAGTTAATATAATTAGCAGAAGTATGGATGGGGTCACAGTAACTTGAGGAACTCGTTATTGTGGCATCCTCTTTTTGCCAATCATTTTATCACTAAAAATATTATTTTTTCGATAACGTCAAGTATATATATTGATCAGTAACGTCTATTGAATAACGTTCAAATATGTGAGCTAACCATGGTGTATAATAAAAATCAGAACATAGACGAGTCTTCAGAAAATATGGATGAGCTCGCTCAAAATATCGGCGAGCCCGTCCAGAATGTAGACACGTCTACGGCCGATCAGAAGACGGAGGAGTCCGGTGGGGGTATGACCGGGCCAGAATCCAATCAAGTTAAGGCCGAGTCTGAGTCCGATCAGGATGATTATGAAGATGTTGACATCGGCTTTTCTTTTGAAAATACTTCTAATATAGATGTACCCAAACTTCTTATCGACCAGGTACTGGGTCAGGAACATGCCGTAGAAGTCGTAAAAAAAGCGGCTGGCCAGAGACGGCATATTATGATGATAGGAACCCCAGGAACAGGGAAATCCCTGCTTGCAAAAGCAATGGCAGAGCTTCTTCCTAAAGAAGAACTTAAGGATATCCTTGTATATCCTAACATGGAAGATCTTAACAACCCTAAAATAAGGGAGGTTCCCGCTGGAAAGGGCAGAGAAATCGTCATGGCCCATAAAATGGAGGCTAGAAAGAAAGTCCAGGCCAGAAATATGCTCATGATGCTTTTTGTTGTGGGTATTATCATCTATTCTTACTTTGTTTACGAATTGATATGGGGCATTATTGCAGGCATTATGATTCTCATGCTAACCCGCCAGTTCTTGCCTAAAGAAGAAATGATGATCCCCAAATTGGCGGTTTCAAATTATGACAAAGAGCACGCACCTTATATCGATGCAACCGGAGCTCACGCAGGAGCTTTGCTTGGTGATGTAAGGCACGACCCATTCCAGTCCGGTGGGCTTGAAACCCCTGCTCACGACAGAGTAGAGGCCGGAGATATCCACAAGGCCCATAAAGGTGTGCTTTTTATTGACGAAATCAACACTCTCAGGCTGGAATCCCAACAGAGTCTTCTGACTGCGCTTCAGGAAAAAGAATACCCGATTACCGGGCAGTCCGAAAGAAGTTCGGGCGCTCTTGTCAAGACCGAGCCTGTACCATGTGACTTTATTATGGTATCTGCAGGAAACCTTGATGCTGTACAGAAAATGCATCCTGCGCTCAGGTCAAGAATAAAAGGTTACGGTTACGAAGTCTACATGCAGGATTCCATGGAAGACACTCCTGAAAACCGGAAGAAAATGGTTCGTTTCGTTGCTCAGGAAGTCGTTAGGGACGGACATATTCCTCACTTCAATGAAGGTGCAGTGGAAGAAGTAATAAGGGAAGCCAGAAGACGGGCAGGTAGGAAAGGGCACCTTACCCTGAAGCTCCGTGATCTTGGCGGACTTGTACGCGTAGCAGGAGACATTGCCCATTCCGAGGGCGCTCCATTAACAACTGCAGAGCACGTGCTTGCAGCAAAGAGAATCGCAAGGTCGATTGAGCAGCAGCTTGCAGATAGCTATCTGGAACACCGCAAAGAATACGAATCTTTCCTCAGAAAAGGTTCTGCGGTGGGCAGGGTTAACGGGCTTGCAGTCATGGGTGGAGATTCCGGAATTGTGCTTCCCATCGTGTCTGAAGTCACACCTGCAATTTCAGGAGCTGAAGGGCGAATTGTAGCAACAGGAAAACTCAAGACTATTGCAAAGGAAGCAGTGCAAAACGTCTCTGCTGTAATTAAAAACATGACCGGTACGGATATATCCAGACACGACGTCCATATCCAGTTTGTAGGAACTTACGAAGGTGTGGAAGGAGACAGTGCATCGGTTTCCATTGCAACAGCTGTTATATCGGCCATCGAAAAGATTCCAGTCGACCAGACTGTAGCTATGACAGGTTCCCTTTCAGTCAGGGGAGATGTCCTGCCTGTAGGCGGAGTTACATATAAGATTGAAGCTGCAGCTCAGGCCGGCATGAAGAAAGTCATTATCCCGAAATCAAACGAGGCAGATGTTCTCATCGAAAAGGCGTATAAGGAAAAAATCCAGATCATCCCTGTCTCCTCTATTGCGGAGGTAATGGAACACAGCCTTGTAGGTCCGAAAAAGAACTCAATTATCGAAAAACTTCGAAACATTACAAGGCTCAACTTCGATATTCCTGAGGTTTCACCCGCTTCCGTACAGGCTAAGAATCTTTTTGGATGCAGGAACTGATGACCATTATGCAGGATATTAAATTTTATGACTGCAGGGTAATTGAGGGCAGTTCCACCTCAATTATTCTGGATAACGGAAAGATCGAAGAAATATCCAGAAACTTTACACGGGGGGCCGGAGTAAGGGCTCTTTCTGGAGGTTCCTGGGGTTATACATCTGTGGAAGGGGAAATTGACCTCAAACAGGGTGTCGAGGCGGCCTCAAAACTTGCTTTTTCTATGAATGCCAGTACCCCTAAGGAAGACGTGGAACTTGCAGCCTTGAATCCTCCGGAAGTAAAGAATCTCCCAGAGGTCAGAATTGACCCAAGGGATGTTTCTATTGAGGAAAAAGTTGATCTTTTAAAAAACATAGAAACCAATGCGAAAGTAAAGGGCATTAACAGTACCAAAGTTATGTACCTGGAATCTGAGTTTAAAGTCGAATACAGGAGTTCCGATGGTATTGAATGTGCCTATGAGCTTATGAATGTCGGTTTTGCGGTTTCGGCAGTTGCTTCGGAAAACGGAGTATATCAGGCAGGCAGAGAAAGTCGGTTTGGGTACGGATATGAGCTTTTCAAGAAAGAAAACGTGCTGGAACTCGCCAGAAAGGCAGGAAATACTGCAATAGAGCTTCTCAAAGCGAAAACTCCTAAAGGCGGAGAAATGCCTGTAATTCTTGACCAGGAACTGGCTGGTGTCTTTGCCCACGAAGCCGTTGGACACGCATCTGAAGCTGATCTTGTTCTTGAAGGGGACTCCATCCTTGAAAACCGGATTGGAGAACAGATTGCCTCTCCTCTCATTACAATCATCGATGACCCTACCCTGCACGAGTTCGGATACTATCCTTTTGATGCCGAAGGGGCAAAATCAAAAAGAACAGAAATAATCAAGAACGGGGTTTTTAATTCCTATCTTCATTCCCGGGAAACTGCAGCGAAACTTGGGGGAACTCCAGGGAACTGCAGGGCTCAGGGTTACTCAATGCCCGTTGTAAGGATGAGCAACACCTTCATAGATAACGGGGATGCCAGATTTGAAGAAATGCTTGAAGAGATAAAAGATGGGATGTATCTTATAGGCTCAAGAGGAGGACAGGTAAATACCGGAGAAGGAATTTTCCAGTTCAATGCCGAAAAAGGATACCTGATAAAGAACGGAGAACTCACCGAACTTGTACGGGACGTTTCTCTCTCAGGCAAAACTCTTGAGATTCTCAACCATGTGGCCCTTGTGGGCAACGACCTTAAAATGACTGCAGGCAGATGCGGAAAAGCCGGACAGCTTGTACCCGTATCAGATGGTTCTCCTCACCTGTCTATCTCAAAAGCCCTGGTGGGAGGTGCCTGAAGATGTACGAGCTTGCAAGAAAAGCTCTAAGGCTTGCAGAAAAGGCAGGAGCTGAAGAAGCTGAAATCTATTATGCTGCAAACCACTCAACAAGTGTGAATTTTAGAAAAGATGCACTTGAGAATGCTAAAGACCGTTTCTCGGAAGGTATAGGAGTCAGGGCTATAGTAAACGGAGCTGTGGGCTTTGCCAGCACGAATTCGGCAGCACAAATAGAGGATGCTGTTGAGGTTGCGGTTTCCGAAGCCAGGATAAGGGAAAGTGATCCTGATTGGGTGGGTCTTCCTTCGAACGAAAAATATCCCACGGTATCGGGCATCTTCGATAAAAAAGTCGAGACCCTGGAACTTGAAGCCTGTATTGAGCATGCCCTGGCACTTATTGAAGGCACAAAAGAAGTCCCAGGTACACTTCCAACATCAGGAGGCTTTACTCGGGCAAAGAGCAAGCAACTTATCCTGAACACAAATGGCATAGAAATAGAAGAGGAATCAACAGCAGTTTCCGGTTTTGTTGATGTCATTACTGTAAACGGGCAGACTTCAACAGCCTATGACTTTGGAATTTCCCGTTCTCTGGATATTGATTTCTTCGCCCTTGGAAAGAATGCAGCCGAGCTTGCACTGAAATCCAGTGACGGAATAAAGATCGAACCGCAAAAAACTGATGTGGTTTTCCATCCGTTTGCTTTTTCAGACATTATTGAGGAGGCGCTTGCTCCTTCGTTTGATGCGGACAATGTCCAGAAGGGAAGGTCGGGCCTGATAGACAAACTCGGCGAGGAACTTGCAGTGCCGGAACTCAGCATCTATGATGACGGACTCATTGAGGCAGGAATCGAGACATCTACTTCGGATGATGAGGGAGTTCCTTCGCAGCGTACTACCTTGATTGGAAAAGGCGTACTTGAAACTTACCTCTATGACAGTTATACCGCAGGAAAATCAGGCGTCAAGAGTACCGGAAACAGCTCAAGGTCTTCTTATACAAGTCCTCCTGCAGTAGGGCTCAGAAACGTTATAGTTGATTATCCTCAGACGGATGTTATTGCTGATACTCATTCCGGGATCTTCGTAAACACGATAATCGGTGCTCACACGGCAAACTCGATTTCTGGAGACTTCTCAGTAGAAGCCAGAAATGCCTTCACAATTAAAGACGGAGCACTTGATAAGCCTATAAAATCCCTCATGATTTCAGGCAATGCTTTCGAGATTTTAAAACAGATCACAGGAGCAGGCTTTGATGTCAGGAAAGTCGGAGGAATAATTACACCTTCTATCCGGGTTTCGGATATGAGTGTTATAGGTTAAGGCTCATAAAGAGCCTTCTTTTTAATCAGTAACAGTTACTGATTAATAATTTTAATATTCTCCTATTCTAATGAATATTTTGTATTCCTTACTTCAGATTTTCAGTATTCCTCATTTCTAGACATTTTGTATTCCTTATTTCAGATCTTCAGTGTTTCTCATTTCTAGACATTTTGTATTCCTTATTTCAGATCTTCAGTGTTTCTCATTTCTAGATAATTTGTATTCCTTATTTCAGATCTTCAGTGTTTCTCATTTCTAGATAATTTGTATTCCTTATTTCAGATCTTCAATATTCCTTATTTCTAGATATTTGATACTTTCTTGTTACAATAAATAATAATTTTTAAGGTTTAATATTTCTGTTTTTAGAAAAAGAATTTACTTTAAACTACTGGTTCTTCGTTTGCTGTCTCGCCCTTTACGACCATCACCGGTGTTTTTGAATGCCTTACTATCTTTTCAGCTACGCTCCCCAATAGGAACCTATCAAGCCCGGTTCTTCCAAGTGTGCCCATAACTATAAGGTCTATGCCTTCCTGTTCTGCAAACTCCATAATTCTATCTGCAGGGTGCCCGTCAAGAATCACAGACTCTACTTCAATACCTGAGGTTTTTCCCGCCTCTTCAACAAAAGTAACGGCTCTTTTCGCTTCAGCCTCGAGAATTTCTCTTAGTGACTCTTCCCACCCGAAATTTCTTGGAGTATAGCCCGTTGAAGCGATTACATACACGGCGTAGAGTCTTGCTCCAGTAAGCCTAGCAAGCTCAACTGCTGACTTAACTGCCTTTTCTACCTGTTTTGAACCATCGGTTGCAATCATTATCTTGTCGTAACTTTTGCCTTCCAAAATTAAGTCCCCCGATTTTAACACTATGGGTTTTTACATTACAGTTTTTACATTACAGTTTTATATTATAGTTTTATATTACAGTCTTACATCATAATCTTTACATTACAGTTTTTAAATAATGTAGTATAATCCTTATTTATCCTTATTTGGGAGCTTTCTTATATATTTAGAACTTTATTCTTTACAGACGTTTCTATATTTGTTTATGCTTGTCAGAAAATAAATTTTCCACCATTGATATATATAACTATTATATAAATTACTTTTTCGCTAAGTTTTAGTTATTAAATATTATTGATTACCGATATAAGATTACCTCGACCCTTAAATAAAACAGATAGATAATGTTGTTTTAATACTGTTTTTAATATTATTTTATTGTTTTAATCCAGTTTATTGTCTGTATACGGACAAAAAGTCTTTAAATTAAAATATATTTACGGTAATTATGGCACAAAAAGGTACTCTTTTTTTGCGCACCAGAACACTTATATATTGCTTAATCGTCAGAGGGGATTGTTGAACGGGTAAGCTCAAATCAAATATTATTGACAATAATTATATCCAACATATTTTAACCTCCTCCAAAAAACCCCGTTCACGAACATATTTTTTATATCTTTCTTAAGTTTATACAAGTAATCTTTAGTTGCTCTTCTAGTTTCTTTGCTGCTATAACATCCGTGACAATTTTTTGAGCGCTTGTTTTTAAATAAATTCTTTCCAGACAATTCATTCACTACTATACTCTATAATATGTAAGCATAGAGTTCACTATCGCATGAAGTAAGACCTTTCTATTCTCCAGACAATTTTCCTTTTTGCCTGGGAAAGAATCGGTTTGCAGCTACTAGAGACCCTATTTACATTAGGAAAGTTAAAGCACAGGTATCGGGTAAATTTGTATTTTAACTGCTCTTTTATTTGTATTTTAACTGCTCTTTTATTTGTATTTTAACTGCTCTTTTTTATCTTCCTTTTAAGCAGTTTCTCCCCTTACAACAAGTACCGGTCTATTTGAATGTCTTACCACGTTCTCGGCCACACTCCCGAGTAAGAACCTCTGAATTCCAGTTCTTCCAAGTGTACCCATAACAATAAGATCAATATCGTTTTTTTCTGCAAAGTCGACAAGCTCATTTGCAGGAGTGCCTTGCAGGATTACGGGTTCAACCTCAACATCTGCAATTTTTCCTAAGTTTTCGACATAATCCGTAGCCTCTTTGCCTTCAGCCCTGAAGTATTCGAGAATGGCTCTTTCCCATCCGACATTCTTTGGATAAATTATCGAAAACCCTTCAGAAGCAATCACGTAGACAGCATATAGTTTTGCACCGCTTATTTTTGCGATTTCAACTGCTGTTTCGACTGCTCTTCGGACAGATTCCGAACCGTCGGTTGCAACCATTATCTTCCTGTAAAAACTGTTATTCATACCTGACTCCCCATTTTCTTCTGAAATTATATTTGCTAATATGGAAATAATCCTTTATAAAGTATCATTCAAGAAGGAAGCGATAAGAAGGAAGCGATGGCGCAGATGGACTTATTGCTTGAAAATAAATGCGCCATCACGATTATGTTTATCCTGTACGTTTCGCAGTAACTTACGTATATTTTTCTTTTAAACCTTGTTTGCCTCTGTAAAAATAAGAGCATGTGTCGGGCAGGCTTCGACGCAGGCAGGAATATCCCTATCCTCGCAGAGGTCGCATTTTATTCCTGCTTCGGCTTGCCTGTTGATTACTCCGTGATTGTAATTCATGGAACTGCTCCAGCAGCCCATAACAAGAATCAATTGATATAGAGTACTGAAACGGGAACATACCTTAGAACAGTTCCAGCAGTCTACACAGCGGTTCTGGTCATAGCTGACAATACTGGCATTTTCGTCCTGACGGAGAGCTTTTGTAGGACAAACCGAAACACAAGGTGCATCCTTACAGTGGCGGCAGGTGATGGGTAGAGAAACTCCAAGGCCAGGGACATACTCCAGGCAGATGCGTTTTTTCGGAGCTGGTTTTTCTCCTACAGCCGAAAAGAGGCTTTTGCTCTCGGAATGTGCAACGGCACATGCGATCTCACAGGAGCGACAGCCCAGGCAGCGTTCGGGCCGAATCATTACGTCTTTCATATAAATCATCTCTGAGAATCCAGACCTAGCGCCTTTCTTTTTGCATCTATGTGCTCAAGCATCAGTTTTGCGGCTTTAAGGGGATCAGGCTCAACCGCAAAGCTTGCTCCGACTACACTGTTCAAGCCTTCTGTCAGAAGGGACGTAACAGCCTGACTTCCAAGAATAGCCGGAATGGTCCCGAGCACAGTAAATACGCCGGATGAAACCACATAAGCCCCGATACTAACTGCCTTTTCGCTCATCCATTCGGGAGCTGCTCCTGCTGCTGGAAGATCACTTATGTCCACACCCAGGTAATTTGCAAGCGCGGATGAAAGCACAAGGATACGGCTGATATCAACACAGGAACCCATGTGCAGGACCGGTGGTATGCCAAGAGCTTTACAGACAGCTTTTAGCCCATCGCCTGCAAGTTCGGAAGCTTCCGGCAAAAGCAGTCCTGCTTCGGCACACGCAATCGCATTACAGCCGGTTGTGACCACAAGCACATTGTTTTTAATCAATTCTTTAACGAGGTTGACATGGCCAT belongs to Methanosarcina barkeri 3 and includes:
- a CDS encoding universal stress protein → MEGKSYDKIMIATDGSKQVEKAVKSAVELARLTGARLYAVYVIASTGYTPRNFGWEESLREILEAEAKRAVTFVEEAGKTSGIEVESVILDGHPADRIMEFAEQEGIDLIVMGTLGRTGLDRFLLGSVAEKIVRHSKTPVMVVKGETANEEPVV
- a CDS encoding tetratricopeptide repeat protein, encoding MSRSKVRNLLLLKQIHSAVAQIRKGNLDKALETLDKAEDSAKKAKATDAVYYVLFMRGGIYYTESKYNEALETYEMAINAGSELLKNDPENTNYRHYMGTTLSNTGNLLKNKGEKPQAAEYYIRARETYVNLLAKEPENAVFRSAAGENLNNYAALLTDMGYFEEACEILNQAIELYEKLLEEKPDNPGYQAELAVALSQLGNCQIQQDPEKSDTAKQNLEKALAMQENIFAQQSENTAIKDAIALTRKRLEKLETLKKQENPESLEKPENQENLEKQEIPEEQEK
- a CDS encoding 4Fe-4S dicluster domain-containing protein, with the protein product MKDVMIRPERCLGCRSCEIACAVAHSESKSLFSAVGEKPAPKKRICLEYVPGLGVSLPITCRHCKDAPCVSVCPTKALRQDENASIVSYDQNRCVDCWNCSKVCSRFSTLYQLILVMGCWSSSMNYNHGVINRQAEAGIKCDLCEDRDIPACVEACPTHALIFTEANKV
- a CDS encoding TldD/PmbA family protein, whose translation is MYELARKALRLAEKAGAEEAEIYYAANHSTSVNFRKDALENAKDRFSEGIGVRAIVNGAVGFASTNSAAQIEDAVEVAVSEARIRESDPDWVGLPSNEKYPTVSGIFDKKVETLELEACIEHALALIEGTKEVPGTLPTSGGFTRAKSKQLILNTNGIEIEEESTAVSGFVDVITVNGQTSTAYDFGISRSLDIDFFALGKNAAELALKSSDGIKIEPQKTDVVFHPFAFSDIIEEALAPSFDADNVQKGRSGLIDKLGEELAVPELSIYDDGLIEAGIETSTSDDEGVPSQRTTLIGKGVLETYLYDSYTAGKSGVKSTGNSSRSSYTSPPAVGLRNVIVDYPQTDVIADTHSGIFVNTIIGAHTANSISGDFSVEARNAFTIKDGALDKPIKSLMISGNAFEILKQITGAGFDVRKVGGIITPSIRVSDMSVIG
- a CDS encoding PAS domain-containing protein, encoding MSSKGTIVQESIPYQALADENRALKDEIESLRVRLKDAEERERSLTEAQEISHIGNWCRNIETGEVHWSDEVYRIFGFEPQEFGVTYDKFLSRVHPDEREYLIEAVKQALNQKFFDAEYRIIRPDGEERIMHEDIRVICNNENVPIRLSGTVQDITERKKTKALI
- the lonB gene encoding ATP-dependent protease LonB; this encodes MVYNKNQNIDESSENMDELAQNIGEPVQNVDTSTADQKTEESGGGMTGPESNQVKAESESDQDDYEDVDIGFSFENTSNIDVPKLLIDQVLGQEHAVEVVKKAAGQRRHIMMIGTPGTGKSLLAKAMAELLPKEELKDILVYPNMEDLNNPKIREVPAGKGREIVMAHKMEARKKVQARNMLMMLFVVGIIIYSYFVYELIWGIIAGIMILMLTRQFLPKEEMMIPKLAVSNYDKEHAPYIDATGAHAGALLGDVRHDPFQSGGLETPAHDRVEAGDIHKAHKGVLFIDEINTLRLESQQSLLTALQEKEYPITGQSERSSGALVKTEPVPCDFIMVSAGNLDAVQKMHPALRSRIKGYGYEVYMQDSMEDTPENRKKMVRFVAQEVVRDGHIPHFNEGAVEEVIREARRRAGRKGHLTLKLRDLGGLVRVAGDIAHSEGAPLTTAEHVLAAKRIARSIEQQLADSYLEHRKEYESFLRKGSAVGRVNGLAVMGGDSGIVLPIVSEVTPAISGAEGRIVATGKLKTIAKEAVQNVSAVIKNMTGTDISRHDVHIQFVGTYEGVEGDSASVSIATAVISAIEKIPVDQTVAMTGSLSVRGDVLPVGGVTYKIEAAAQAGMKKVIIPKSNEADVLIEKAYKEKIQIIPVSSIAEVMEHSLVGPKKNSIIEKLRNITRLNFDIPEVSPASVQAKNLFGCRN
- a CDS encoding universal stress protein, yielding MNNSFYRKIMVATDGSESVRRAVETAVEIAKISGAKLYAVYVIASEGFSIIYPKNVGWERAILEYFRAEGKEATDYVENLGKIADVEVEPVILQGTPANELVDFAEKNDIDLIVMGTLGRTGIQRFLLGSVAENVVRHSNRPVLVVRGETA
- a CDS encoding TldD/PmbA family protein; this encodes MQDIKFYDCRVIEGSSTSIILDNGKIEEISRNFTRGAGVRALSGGSWGYTSVEGEIDLKQGVEAASKLAFSMNASTPKEDVELAALNPPEVKNLPEVRIDPRDVSIEEKVDLLKNIETNAKVKGINSTKVMYLESEFKVEYRSSDGIECAYELMNVGFAVSAVASENGVYQAGRESRFGYGYELFKKENVLELARKAGNTAIELLKAKTPKGGEMPVILDQELAGVFAHEAVGHASEADLVLEGDSILENRIGEQIASPLITIIDDPTLHEFGYYPFDAEGAKSKRTEIIKNGVFNSYLHSRETAAKLGGTPGNCRAQGYSMPVVRMSNTFIDNGDARFEEMLEEIKDGMYLIGSRGGQVNTGEGIFQFNAEKGYLIKNGELTELVRDVSLSGKTLEILNHVALVGNDLKMTAGRCGKAGQLVPVSDGSPHLSISKALVGGA